Proteins encoded within one genomic window of Streptomyces kaniharaensis:
- a CDS encoding DUF5326 family protein has translation MAELWKSLPSWVRNIVVPVLVLVLAWNIVTFVFGVVGALLAMLVKLLVVVGIAAAVVILVKKAAKS, from the coding sequence ATGGCTGAGCTCTGGAAGTCGCTGCCCTCCTGGGTGCGCAACATCGTCGTGCCGGTGCTGGTCCTGGTGCTGGCCTGGAACATCGTGACCTTCGTGTTCGGCGTCGTCGGCGCACTGCTGGCCATGCTGGTCAAGCTGCTGGTGGTCGTGGGCATCGCGGCGGCGGTGGTGATCCTGGTGAAGAAGGCCGCAAAGAGCTGA